The following proteins are co-located in the Candidatus Nitrotoga sp. AM1P genome:
- a CDS encoding DUF799 domain-containing protein produces MRFFSWIFILLLTGCNTQPVKKDMSAFTAAAPRSILVVPIVNKSLDVDAPNYVLATLPMPLAEKGYYVFPVNTTKFVLEQEGLYEGDRIHNEPPTALAKLFDADAILYVTIHRWDAQYAIFATTVTVELEYRIVSKDGTDIWNDKQKMAYTPQSNSSGSALGSLIFAVISAAVARAGPNYMPLTQQANREVFLLSPNAPPDGPYKTAKSIN; encoded by the coding sequence ATGAGATTCTTTTCCTGGATATTTATCCTTTTATTAACGGGATGTAATACTCAACCAGTTAAAAAAGATATGAGTGCGTTTACAGCCGCTGCGCCTAGGTCTATTCTTGTGGTTCCAATTGTCAATAAATCGCTAGATGTGGATGCACCCAATTATGTACTAGCAACTTTGCCAATGCCACTTGCAGAAAAAGGTTATTACGTTTTTCCAGTCAACACGACAAAATTTGTCTTAGAGCAAGAAGGACTCTATGAAGGTGACCGTATTCATAACGAACCACCTACTGCCCTTGCCAAGCTTTTTGATGCTGATGCTATTCTTTATGTAACTATTCATCGGTGGGATGCTCAATACGCAATTTTCGCCACGACTGTGACTGTCGAATTAGAGTACCGCATAGTTTCCAAGGATGGTACCGATATCTGGAATGATAAACAAAAGATGGCGTATACCCCCCAAAGCAATAGTTCTGGATCTGCTTTAGGATCATTAATTTTTGCCGTCATAAGCGCTGCAGTTGCCAGGGCCGGTCCTAATTATATGCCGCTTACACAGCAGGCCAATAGGGAGGTGTTTCTTTTAAGTCCCAACGCTCCTCCAGATGGGCCTTATAAGACAGCAAAATCAATTAACTGA
- a CDS encoding PEP-CTERM sorting domain-containing protein (PEP-CTERM proteins occur, often in large numbers, in the proteomes of bacteria that also encode an exosortase, a predicted intramembrane cysteine proteinase. The presence of a PEP-CTERM domain at a protein's C-terminus predicts cleavage within the sorting domain, followed by covalent anchoring to some some component of the (usually Gram-negative) cell surface. Many PEP-CTERM proteins exhibit an unusual sequence composition that includes large numbers of potential glycosylation sites. Expression of one such protein has been shown restore the ability of a bacterium to form floc, a type of biofilm.) produces the protein MRENPYVGSFLVRSSVPESSSIASLGLGIAGLGFSRRKVRAKNLN, from the coding sequence ATGCGCGAAAATCCGTATGTCGGGTCATTCTTGGTTCGCTCGTCTGTCCCAGAATCATCATCCATCGCGTCACTTGGATTAGGTATCGCCGGACTGGGCTTCAGTAGACGTAAAGTTAGAGCCAAAAATCTGAATTAA
- a CDS encoding SIMPL domain-containing protein, giving the protein MTNELKSSFTLGALLCIGLIVAGYILGESALKFKSYDRSVSVKGLSEREVPADIAAWPIRFTTAGNDLSVLYVSMETHAKQVSKFLEAAGFSPSEITIAAPVITDKLAQNYGGQNVSLRYTAKQTIAVYTTKIDLARSAKNNLGELGKKGIAFGGEEYEQKTEYLFTKLNDVKPSMVEEATRNARHIAEQFAADSNSKLGKIKSANQGQFTISDRDSSTPHIKKIRVVSTVDYFLSD; this is encoded by the coding sequence ATGACGAACGAACTGAAATCATCATTTACGCTTGGCGCGCTGCTGTGTATTGGATTGATCGTGGCTGGATATATCCTCGGAGAAAGTGCACTTAAATTTAAGTCGTATGATCGGAGTGTTTCCGTTAAAGGACTTTCTGAGCGGGAAGTTCCAGCTGATATCGCTGCATGGCCGATTCGATTTACTACAGCTGGCAATGATCTGAGCGTTCTTTATGTGTCGATGGAGACACATGCTAAACAAGTCTCAAAATTTCTGGAAGCGGCGGGTTTCTCACCTTCCGAAATCACTATTGCGGCTCCCGTAATAACAGATAAGCTCGCGCAGAATTACGGCGGTCAAAATGTGAGTCTACGCTACACTGCTAAGCAAACCATTGCTGTCTACACCACTAAAATCGATCTTGCTCGGTCCGCCAAAAACAACCTGGGTGAGCTGGGAAAAAAGGGAATCGCCTTCGGCGGGGAAGAATACGAACAGAAAACGGAATACCTGTTTACTAAGCTAAACGACGTTAAACCATCTATGGTGGAAGAAGCCACAAGGAATGCGCGCCATATTGCTGAGCAATTCGCAGCTGATTCGAATAGTAAGCTCGGTAAAATTAAGAGCGCCAACCAGGGTCAATTCACGATTTCAGATAGAGACAGCAGCACTCCCCACATCAAAAAGATAAGAGTAGTGTCCACTGTTGATTATTTTCTGTCAGATTAA